The genomic interval ACTCGCTGTTGTTATTTAGCGCCGCCACCTAATTATCATGTAAATTTTTGTCTAAGGACCAACAATGACTGTGACTTTATTTTGTCACTGGGGTTTTTGGGTTGGAAACGCTTGGCTTATTAATTATGCCCAAGTGCGTGGCCAAAGGATATGGTCATGGAaaaaaaacgtaaacaaaTTTCATGCAAATACGCTCGAACTTGTCTGGCTTGCGTCTGCTCGGCTGGATGACCTTAGTTTGCATAATTTTTTGATTGAGCTCTTGACCTGCCTCAAAGGGGTCGTCTACAACTATGCTTAGTATTTTGTGGTGGGTGTTTATGGGATTCTTGGGCATATTATGTGTGCCAGGATTTATTAAATGAGAAAATATATGATAGGATAGCTCTCCCATTTTGTGGGAAAATTCTGAATATTTGTTGACATATTTAAGGGAAATAGTGTGAAAATATTAAGTAATTTGCCTTTATTTTAGAAAGGCAAATTTGGTTAAATAAGCTAAAATTGGCTTTAAAGGAGATTGTGTCCAGAgtttcattcattcattgtTTTAGGAAACATAAACTCTTACGGATACTTTTCATTCGATTCTTCCTATTGACCCCTAACGCTCCACTAAAtcaaaaaactttaaaaactGCACAGCCAGAAACAAAAGTCAGTATTCCAATGATAACTTTAACGATGGCAATTCCTTTAGCTATGCAAATGGATCGCTAGTTTCGCATTAATTTCGCAAACTGGTCATAGAATCAATGAAACTGACGGATGAAGTGAATCAATATCTTTTGTCAGTGAAACATAATTTAACTGTAAAGCAGTCAAAACACAGTCACAAAACACAATGACCAAAAGAAAGATATCAAGGTGTAAAAGAAAGGTATATTTTATGTAGGCAGCCAAATGAACTTATATGcatatgaaaaagaaaacgaaaaaataTTCACCGATAATATGGTTACTTTTTCAAGCAACAGTTTTAAATActatttcaaaataataaataaactgaTAGAATTtactttctttaatttaattaaacttcACGCACATATATTAGAAacagaaaacataaaaatatgTGTTTCTTTTTAACACATTGGTTAAATATGTAATGGGAAACAgtctataaaatatatttttaacagaattcaGCGAAAATTATATTGTGCAGATTTATGATAATCAAATATTATTTGTTCTATAAAGATTATGTATTATTACTATTCACACTTTTGAACGAACGAGAAAAACGGTTGCCTTCAATAGTATTGTTAAAAGCACAACGATAAATAGTTAAATTTTTGAactgtttatttgtttaattccTTGTCTACGGTACGTTAGTAATATGTTCTCCAAATCGCAATGGCAACCACTCCAGATTTCCCCCCCTCccaagcaaacacacacactcacaaagCTAAGGGAAAAGTTGTCTGGCCAAGGAGCTGCAAGGAACTGAAACAAAGCTCCCCGAACGGGAGAGAGAAGTCCTGGACGCAAAAGCTCCAACTGGGAGATGGCACTACGTGCAATCCCTGTGTTCCCGATAGCTGGGACTCGAAGAAATCGAGAGATGCGCCGTCGCCGTTCGTATCATCTCTCGCcctctctcgctcgcactgGGCACTGGGCAATTAAAAATGTCACTCTGCATGGGAATGCATTGAGGGAACTTCGTAGAGCCGGCTCTGGTATTATTTTTTCAGctcatatattttttgtttttgctggtTTTGGGGGCGTAACGCTGGAATACGGCGAGCCCAATAGAGCGCAAGTCTCCCTTCCAGTTGCTCGGTAGAGCGTCTATCTCGCTTGCCGCACCAATGGCGGTGCTGCTCGCACCCATGGAACGCTGGAAGGCCAGCGGACAAACTGGTTTCGCTCGCCggggtgtgtgtgcgtacTGCGCTCGTCGGTGTGCGTAATCGTATCTGTGTGACGTACCGCCGAGCGTCGAGAGCGCTCAACGTAGAGCTGCGGTGCGAGACATGACGTTAGTTCACTTCGATAGCTCTACGAGTCTGCACGTGAATTTTCCCTGGGCTCTCGGCTGTCTTGACTGCTCAAATCTCACAACACACAATCTCAAATCTCAATCGGCATCGAATCGGTCAAGCAACCCAGTAGAAACACACATTCGAAATCTCAATCTGTATCTGAATATCAGAGTTCTGCGTTCTGACCACTGAGTTCTATCGATGATTTAAATCGTTGCGAAAAATCGCCACAAAAAGTGCCAAGTGTTAGAAGTGCTAAATGAAattcgaaaataaaaaatctaaataaataacCAAATAAAACGCAGTTAGCCCAACACGCTAGTCAAGCTAAATAAACGTGAAACCCCAAGCAAATTGCCGTCGGATTTTTTACTTAACCCAAAGCTGAAATAAACTTGTTGAACGCGCTCGagggccacgcccccaaaaaAGCAAACGGAAAAAACCGTCgaacccaaaaacaaaaaacgaaaaaacaaaataagcgAAATAGAATATTTTTGCGCCTGCCACGTTGCCCGTAAAAGACGTCAAGACGGTTGCCTCACGGTTCGAGTGGAATGAGCATAGGGACCCTGGTCTTCCTTTCGATCGATCGGTGTACAAAGTCGTTAAACTGAGCCCCAACTTGGAGCCCTACCCCGCCAGCGTGGAGGGCCTGAACAGCCCCAGAGCGGTGGGGATGGCCGCGACTTCGTACATGACGCCGCCGAGCGGTGATCTGGACATGGCCCTCGGAGGCGGTGGATATCACACCTCGTCGCCGCGTTCGGCGGCGGATGCCGGTGAGATGAAGTACATGcagcaccatcatcatcatcatgccGCCGCCGCGGCAGCTGCCCACCATCAGTTGCCCTCGTCGCCATCGCCCAATGGCCAGGGCAATGGTGGCGGACTTGGATTGGGTTCCGGTTCCGGGTTGGGCTCATGGAGTGCCCTCCATCCGGATCCGTGGATGCAAACCCATCATACGCACCATCTgcccgccgccgctgccgttGCCTCGGCAGCCGATACCGTCAAGCAGGAGATGTCGCATCTCTCGCAGCAGACGCGCATCCAACAGGGCATGGCCTCGCCCCATGCCGCCTGGCATGCCCCCCATGCGGGACACTATGCGCCCACGGGCGGGTCTCCGTTGCAGTACCATCATGCCATGAACGGAATGCTCCATCATCCGGCCCATGCGGTTGCAGCGGCCCATCATCAGAGTGTGGCGCCACTGCATCATACGCTGCGCGGGGAATCGCCACAGCTGCACATACACCATCACATGGGCGGTGGCGATCGGGATGCCATAAGCGGCGGCGAGGAGGACACTCCCACGTCCGATGATCTGGAGGCCTTTGCCAAGCAGTTCAAGCAGCGCCGAATCAAGCTGGGCTTTACCCAGGCCGATGTGGGCCTGGCACTGGGCACTCTCTATGGCAATGTGTTCTCGCAGACGACCATCTGCAGATTCGAGGCACTGCAGCTGAGCTTCAAGAACATGTGCAAGCTGAAGCCGCTGCTGCAGAAGTGGCTGGAGGAGGCGGACTCCACAACGGGCTCACCCACGTCCATTGACAAGATCGCCGCTCAGGGGCGTAAGCGCAAGAAACGCACCAGCATCGAGGTGAGCGTGAAGGGGGCACTGGAGCAGCACTTCCACAAGCAGCCGAAGCCATCCGCCCAGGAGATAACCTCGTTGGCCGACTCCTTGCAGCTGGAGAAGGAGGTGGTGCGCGTGTGGTTCTGTAATCGGCGGCAGAAGGAGAAGCGCATGACGCCACCAAATACGCTCGGCGGCGACATGATGGACGGCATGCCGCCGGGCCATATGCATCACGGTGGCTATCATCCGCATCACGACATGCACGGCAGTCCGATGGGCACACACTCCCACTCGCACAGTCCGCCCATGCTGAGCCCACAGAATATGCAATCCTCGGCGGTAGCGGCGCATCAGTTGGCGGCCCACTAGCAATCAGAAATCCAGGAGTCGAACTCAGCTGCAGCTGCGTCCACTCCTGCATCCCTCAATAGTctaagccagcagcaacagcagcagcaacaacagcagcagcaacaccagcaacagcagcaacatcagcagcagcacacaCCGAATACACCATCCTCCAGTGCGGGATCATCGGCTACGATGACCAGCCAGGTGATGTCGCCGCAGAGTCCGCTGGGCAGCTCCTCCGCTGGCAATCAGgctaacaacaataataataataacaacaacaatagcagcaccaacaataacaataataataacaacaacaacgaggaGCAAGTTAaacaccaccagcagcaacagcaa from Drosophila mauritiana strain mau12 chromosome 3L, ASM438214v1, whole genome shotgun sequence carries:
- the LOC117140654 gene encoding LOW QUALITY PROTEIN: POU domain protein CF1A (The sequence of the model RefSeq protein was modified relative to this genomic sequence to represent the inferred CDS: substituted 1 base at 1 genomic stop codon); the encoded protein is MAATSYMTPPSGDLDMALGGGGYHTSSPRSAADAGEMKYMQHHHHHHAAAAAAAHHQLPSSPSPNGQGNGGGLGLGSGSGLGSWSALHPDPWMQTHHTHHLPAAAAVASAADTVKQEMSHLSQQTRIQQGMASPHAAWHAPHAGHYAPTGGSPLQYHHAMNGMLHHPAHAVAAAHHQSVAPLHHTLRGESPQLHIHHHMGGGDRDAISGGEEDTPTSDDLEAFAKQFKQRRIKLGFTQADVGLALGTLYGNVFSQTTICRFEALQLSFKNMCKLKPLLQKWLEEADSTTGSPTSIDKIAAQGRKRKKRTSIEVSVKGALEQHFHKQPKPSAQEITSLADSLQLEKEVVRVWFCNRRQKEKRMTPPNTLGGDMMDGMPPGHMHHGGYHPHHDMHGSPMGTHSHSHSPPMLSPQNMQSSAVAAHQLAAHXQSEIQESNSAAAASTPASLNSLSQQQQQQQQQQQQHQQQQQHQQQHTPNTPSSSAGSSATMTSQVMSPQSPLGSSSAGNQANNNNNNNNNNSSTNNNNNNNNNNEEQVKHHQQQQQQQQASSIAAAAAAAMYMDPMRYQHPHHPHPHPHQHPHLNPAHHPHLFHTSDQLQHSQQQTVGGTSSNSQLSPGAGSNSGLPLQPPSSASPAGSASSVLGGHLNLNPLHQHHHYQHHHHQQHHHHQQQQQQLHARRLFELSLQFGAAAAPGAVRHFNSFGGAGGAGGE